The Pseudonocardia broussonetiae DNA segment CGGGCGGGGCGCGGCGATCCGCTCCGGCGGGACGGCGTGCGGGTGCGGCACCACGGTCGCCTCCCGCCCCCAGCGGCGGGCGATCTCGCCCGCCGCGCCGGCGGTGAGGGTCAGCAGCGCGTCGGCCGCCGGGACCAGGACGCCGAGCGCGGCGTCGTGCGCGGCGGCATCGGTGTGGTGGGGGTTGCGCAGGTCGTGGACGGTGACGACGAGCGCCCGGCCGGCGTCGCGCAGCGCGGTGACGAGCGCGGCGAGCTGCGCGGGCGTGCGGTCGTCGTAGCCGAAGTGGACGTGCAGGACGTCGAACCCGTCGGAGTGCTCGCGCACCCACGACGGGTCGAGCATCGGCGGCGGCCACCACCGCCCGGGCGGCGCGCCGGGCACGGGCGGGTCGGGCAGGCGGAGCACGCCGTGGTCGCGGCCGTCGGGGTCGGCGAGGTGCCGGACGTAGACGTGACCGGACGGGACCGACGCGATGCGCACTCGCCCCAGGTGCCCCGACGCGCCGGTTCGCGAAACCCCGGGCAGCATCGGTCACATGGATCACGGACGCCGCCGCCACTACGGCGAGTTCTACGGCCTGGTCGACGAGCCCGGCCCGGTGACCCTGGTGCACGGCAACTGCCAGGCGGAGTCGCTGCGCGTGCTGCTCGCCGGGTCGCCGACGTTCGCGCCGCGGCCGGTGCGCGTGCCGCCGGTGCACGAGCTCACCGCCGACGACCTGCCGCACCTGCACGCCCTGCTCGCCCGCACCGCACTGCTGCTGTCCCAGCCCGTCCGCGACGGCTACCGCGACCTGCCGCTGGGCACCGCCGAGCTGGCCGCGCGCCTGCCCGCGGGCGCGCGCGTCCTGCGCTGGCCGGTGGTGCGCTACGCGGGCCTGCACCCGTGGACGGTGATCGTCCGGCACCCCCTCGACATGGCCGCGGTGCCGCCCGTCGTGCCCTACCACGACCTGCGCACCCTCACCGCCGCCGCAGGCCTGCCCCCCGCGCCGCGGCCCGACGCCGCGGCGCTGCGGGCCGCCGCGGCGCTGTCGGTCGCCGAGCTGGCGGCGCGCGAGGAGGCCACCGACGTCGGCGTGGCCGACCTGCTCGCCGGGTTCGGCACCGACGCCGCGCACACCCTCAACCACCCCGGCAACCCCGTGCTCATCGCGCTGGCCCGCCGCGTGCAGGCCGCGGTCGGGCTCCCGCCCGACGCCGACGACCCGGGCCGGGCGCTGCTCGGCGGGGTGCGCGCGCCGCTGGACCCCGACGTCCTCGACGCGCTGGGGCTGGACGCCGAGCCCCGCGCCCACTGGCTCGTCGACGGCGTCCCGGTCGACGACGGGCAGGTGCGGGCGGCCCAGCGGGACTGGTACTCCGCCCACCCCGAGTGGGTCGCGGCCGGGCTCGAGCGCCACGCGCCGCGACGGGAGATCCTCGCTATGACGCAGGTCACAGCGTGATCCACGCATGGGCGCGGGTATCCGGGGTCGCCATCACCCCGCTGTCCAGAACCAGGAGCCCGCCGTGTCGCCGACCCGTCGTTCCCGTTGAGCAGACACCGCATCGCGCTCGTCGCCTCCGCCCGCTACCCCATCCGCGAACCGTTCGCCGGCGGCCTGGAGGCCCACACCTGGCAGCTCGCGTCGCGGCTGCGCGCGCGGGGCCACGAGGTCACCGTGTTCGGCGGGGCCGGCTCCGACCCCGCGCTCGGCGTCCGCGAGATGGCGCCCCTCCCCCCGCTGACCGGGCACGCCCGCAGCGACGTGAGCATGCCCGCCGAGTGGTTCCTGGCCGAGCACCACGCGTACCTGGGCCTCATGCTCGAGCTGTCGTCCCCCGACGCCCCCTACGACGTCGTGCACAACAACTCGCTGCACTACCTGCCCGTCGCGATGGGCCCGGCCGTGCGGCGCCCGGTCGTGACGACGCTGCACACCCCGCCGACGCCGTGGCTGGAGTCGGCGATCCGGCTGCCCCGCAGCGGGGGCCGGCCCCGGTTCGCCGCGGTCAGCCACACCACCGCGGGCCAGTGGCGCGGCCTCGTCCCCGACGTCCGGGTGGTGCGCAACGGCGTCGACACCGCCGCGTGGACGCCCGGCCCCGGCGGCGGCACGCCCGTCTGGTCGGGGCGGATCGTGCCCGAGAAGGGGCCGGTCGAGGCGATCCGTGCGGCCCGCGCCGCCGGGAGCGGGCTGCGCCTGGCCGGGCCGCGGCCCGACCGCCGCTGGTTCGAGGCCGAGGTCGCGCCGCTGCTGGGCGACGGCATCGAGTACGTCGGGCACCTCGACCACACCGCGCTCGCCCGGCTCGTCGGCTCGGCATCGGTGGCCGTGGTGTCGCCGTGCTGGGACGAGCCGTACGGGCTCGTCGTCGCCGAGGCGCTGGCCTGCGGCACGCCGATCGCGGGGTTCGCCCGGGGCGCGCTGCCCGAGCTGCTCGACGCGACGTGCGGCGTGCTCGCCGATCCCGGTGACGTCGACGGCCTCGCCGCCGCGATCCCGGCGGCCGCGCGGCTGGACCGAGCCGCCGTGCGCCGCCGCGCGGAAGACGTGTGCTCCGTCGAGGCGATGGTGCGCGGCTACGAGGACCTCTACGACGAGCTCGTCGCGTGATCGCCTACTACGTGCACCACCAGGGCAGCGGGCACGTCCACCGCGCCTCCTCCATCGCCGCGCAGGCGCGGACGCCGGTCGTCGGGCTGTCCGGCCGGCCCCGGCCCGCGGGCTGGACCGGTGACTGGGTCGACCTGCCCGACGACAGCGACGGCGTCGACGCTTCCTCGCGGGACGTCACCGCGGGCGGCACCCTGCACTGGGTGCCGCGGCGGCACGCGGGCCTGGCCGAGCGGATGCGGCGGGTGTCGGAGACCGTCGCGCGGGCGTCGCTCGTCGTCGTCGACGTGTCGGTGGAGGTGGCGCTGCTCGCGCGGCTGCACGGCGTGCCGGTCGTCGTCGTGGCGCAGCCGGGTGAGCGCACCGACCGCCCGCACCGCACCGCCTACGACCTGGCCGAGCGCATCCTCGCGCCCTGGCCCGTGCGCCCCGCCGGCGGCTGGCCCGACGGGTGGACCGCCAAGACCGTGCACCTCGGCGCGCTGTCCCGGTTCGACGCGCACCCGGCGCCGGCCGCGGGCGACCCGTGCCGCGTGCTGGTCCTGTGGGGCCGCGGCGGCATCGACGTCGGCCCGGACCGGATCGCCGCCGCGGCGGCCGCCACCCCCGGGCACCGCTGGGTCGTGGCCGGGCCGCACCCCGGCCCCGGCGCGTGGCCGGCGAACCTGACCTGGCTCGGCTGGGTCGACGACGTGTGGGCCGAGCTGTCCGCGGCCGGCGTCGTCGTGACCCACGCCGGGCAGAACGCGCTGGCCGAGGTGGCCGCGGCCCGGCGGCCGGCCGTCGTGGTGCCGCAGCGTCGCCCGTTCGGCGAGCAGGACGCGACGGCCGCGGCGCTCGCCCGCGCCGGGATCGCCGAGCCGACCGGGAGCTGGCCCGAGCCCGCCGCCTGGCCCGCGCTGCTGGCCCGCGCGGCGCAGCGGGGCGGCACCGGCTGGGACGCCTGGTCCACCGGCACGGGAGCCGCCCGCGCGGCGGCGCTGCTCGACGGGCTGGCCGCGTGACCCGCACCGCCGTGATCACGCCCGTCCGCGGGCGCGCCGCGCACCTGCACCGCCAGCGCGCCGGGCTGGCGGCCGACCCGCCGGACGTGCACGTCGTCGTGGCGATGGGGGCCGAGCCCGAGCTCGCCGACGTGCCCGGTGCACCGCCCGTCACGGTCGTCCGGGTGCCGGTGCCGGCCACCGGGCTGCCGCTCTCGGCCGCCCGCAACGCCGGCGCGGCCGCCGCCGCGGGCGCCGACCTGCTCGTGTTCCTCGACGTCGACTGCGTCCCCGCACCCGGGATGCTGCGCCGCTACGCCGACGCCGCGCGCCGCGTCGACGGGCCGGCGCTGCTGTGCGGGCCGGTGCACCACCTGCCGCCCGCCCCGCACGGCGGCTACCCGGCCGCCGACCGGCTGGCGGCGCTCGCACCCCCGCACCCCGCCCGCCCCGCCCCGTCCGACGGGGAGATCGTCGCGGAGTCGCGGTGGGAGCTGTTCTGGTCGCTGTCCTTCGCCGTCACGCCCGCCACGTGGGACGCGCTCGGCGGGTTCTGCGAGGACTACACCGGCTACGGCGGCGAGGACACCGACTTCGCCTGCGCCGCCCGCGACGCCGGTGCCGGCCTGTTCTGGGTGGGCGGCGCGAGCGCGTTCCACCAGCACCACCCGCCCGCGCGGGAGACCCCGGAGCGGATCGCGGAGATCGTCCGCAACGCCCGGCTGTTCCGCCGCCGCCGGGGGTGGTGGCCGATGACCGGCTGGCTGCACGAGCTCCACGCGCGCGGGGTCGTGGTCTTCGACCCGGCGCGCGACGCGCTGCACCTGTCTGCGGAAGGAACCCCGTGACCCTGCTCGACGCCCGTCCCCCCGCCGCCGTCCCCGACCCGGGCGCGGCGCTGGGCCCCGCCCTCGCCGACGCCGTCCGCGGCGCGCTGCCCCGCCCCGGCCACGGCGACACCGCGGGCCGCTGGCGGACGCTCGCCCGCTGGGGCCGCACCGACCTCGTCCTCGCCCGCCTGGCCGAGGGCCACGCCGACGCGCTCGCGATCCTCGCCGAGGCCGGCTGCGACCCCGTCGGGAGAGCGCTCTACGGAGTCTGGGCCGCGCGGTCGGCCGGCACCGGCGCGGTCCTGCGCGACGGCGCCCTGCACGGCGTCGTCCGCTTCTGCTCCGGCGCGCACCGGCTCGACCGCGCGCTCGTCGTCGCCGGGGACGTGCTCG contains these protein-coding regions:
- a CDS encoding WcbI family polysaccharide biosynthesis putative acetyltransferase; translated protein: MDHGRRRHYGEFYGLVDEPGPVTLVHGNCQAESLRVLLAGSPTFAPRPVRVPPVHELTADDLPHLHALLARTALLLSQPVRDGYRDLPLGTAELAARLPAGARVLRWPVVRYAGLHPWTVIVRHPLDMAAVPPVVPYHDLRTLTAAAGLPPAPRPDAAALRAAAALSVAELAAREEATDVGVADLLAGFGTDAAHTLNHPGNPVLIALARRVQAAVGLPPDADDPGRALLGGVRAPLDPDVLDALGLDAEPRAHWLVDGVPVDDGQVRAAQRDWYSAHPEWVAAGLERHAPRREILAMTQVTA
- a CDS encoding glycosyltransferase, with translation MSRHRIALVASARYPIREPFAGGLEAHTWQLASRLRARGHEVTVFGGAGSDPALGVREMAPLPPLTGHARSDVSMPAEWFLAEHHAYLGLMLELSSPDAPYDVVHNNSLHYLPVAMGPAVRRPVVTTLHTPPTPWLESAIRLPRSGGRPRFAAVSHTTAGQWRGLVPDVRVVRNGVDTAAWTPGPGGGTPVWSGRIVPEKGPVEAIRAARAAGSGLRLAGPRPDRRWFEAEVAPLLGDGIEYVGHLDHTALARLVGSASVAVVSPCWDEPYGLVVAEALACGTPIAGFARGALPELLDATCGVLADPGDVDGLAAAIPAAARLDRAAVRRRAEDVCSVEAMVRGYEDLYDELVA
- a CDS encoding glycosyltransferase is translated as MIAYYVHHQGSGHVHRASSIAAQARTPVVGLSGRPRPAGWTGDWVDLPDDSDGVDASSRDVTAGGTLHWVPRRHAGLAERMRRVSETVARASLVVVDVSVEVALLARLHGVPVVVVAQPGERTDRPHRTAYDLAERILAPWPVRPAGGWPDGWTAKTVHLGALSRFDAHPAPAAGDPCRVLVLWGRGGIDVGPDRIAAAAAATPGHRWVVAGPHPGPGAWPANLTWLGWVDDVWAELSAAGVVVTHAGQNALAEVAAARRPAVVVPQRRPFGEQDATAAALARAGIAEPTGSWPEPAAWPALLARAAQRGGTGWDAWSTGTGAARAAALLDGLAA
- a CDS encoding glycosyltransferase family 2 protein, with translation MTRTAVITPVRGRAAHLHRQRAGLAADPPDVHVVVAMGAEPELADVPGAPPVTVVRVPVPATGLPLSAARNAGAAAAAGADLLVFLDVDCVPAPGMLRRYADAARRVDGPALLCGPVHHLPPAPHGGYPAADRLAALAPPHPARPAPSDGEIVAESRWELFWSLSFAVTPATWDALGGFCEDYTGYGGEDTDFACAARDAGAGLFWVGGASAFHQHHPPARETPERIAEIVRNARLFRRRRGWWPMTGWLHELHARGVVVFDPARDALHLSAEGTP